Below is a genomic region from Flammeovirgaceae bacterium SG7u.111.
TGAAACCCTCGCTCTTTATAGAACATCAGGAGGATTGGGGAAAATAGAGGCAGCTAGGGTGTATAATGGTATTGCTGGAGCATATGATCAGCAAGACCGATTTGATCTGGCTATTCAATATTTTGATAGCGCTACCTACCTTGTTGAAGAAGCAGAGGGTCTTGAAAGCAGCTTTGCCTCCACTATTTTTTACAACAAAGCAGCTACATATAAAAAGGCGGGGAATTATGAAAAAGCACTGGAGTATGATTTCAGAAGTCTGGAAATTTCTAGGCAATTTCTAGACCCCTATCATATATATATAGCTACCAGTTATTTAGGTATTGGACAGGATTATCTTGGGAGAAACAATGGTAAGGAAGATGTTAAACTTGCTCTTGAGCAGTTTGACAAATGCAATGAAATTCTTAACGTAAATCCTGATATCAACTACCTATATCATGTATATGCTGCATATGGGGAGGCTTATAATATATTAGGAGAATTTGAAAAATCTGAGGACTATTATTTGAAAGCCATTCAGATAGTTGTCAATCTTTTTGGTGAACAATACTCAGAACTTATCCAGTATTACCATGCTCTTTCTGAAGTGTACATGGGAATGGGGGATAGAGATAAAGCTGAAAAATATTTGGAAAAGGCACTTGTGCTGATAGAATCAGATGAAGCAATGAGTTTTCGCTCTAAAGCTAATAATAGGCTTTTATTGGCTCAGTGTAAGATTAAGTTTGATCCGCTTTCAGATAATGTTGGGGTTTTATATCAAGAAGCACTGTCAATTTTAGTAAGTGATTTTCAACCTACAAATATATTTGATAACCCAACGGTAGATCAACTTTCTTCGGATAATACGATTTTAAATATTTTACTGGATAAAGCAGAGTTTTTGGAACAGTCCTTTGAAGAAAATAATGATGCTGCTTATCTCGATGCGGCTCTTAATTCGTACCTCCTCGCAACTGAGTACATAAAACTTGCAAGGAAGGGGTTGATAACTATGCGTTATAAACTCACCCTCAACGAGAGGAATGATGAGTTGTACGAAAAGGCTATTCAACTAGCACTCAGGCTTTTTGAGCTTCAGCCCGAAGAGACTTATTTGTTGAAAGCTATTGAGATGGTGGAAAACCGTAAGTCATCTTTGTTGCTCGATCAGCTTTCAGAGATTGAAGCAAAAAGCTTTTCTAATATCCCCGATAGCTTATTGGAAAGGGACAAAAGGCTCAAGAGTGATATTGATTATGCTGGGAAACTGATTTTCGAGCAGTCCTCCTTGCCCCCTGACCAAAGGGATGACGCTTTGATAGCTGAGTATAGGGCACGGGTTTTTAATTTGGAACATGAAAGGGAGCAGCTCATAAAAAAATTGGAAAGTGGCTTTCCCGAATATGTACAATTAAAGCATAACCCAGAGAACTTTGATGTAGCCGAGGTACAAAGTCTGATTAAAGAAAACCAAGCTATTGTAGAGTTTTTCTGGGGGAAAGATTCGCTTTATGTTTTTACCATTGGGAAAAAAGATGTTAGTTACCATATAGTGCCAAATATTGTAGTACTTGAAACAGAAGTGAATATGTTTTTGAGTGCACTGAAATCAGGCGATATTGATGGTTTTGTAGAAAATGCTCATGCTATATATAGTAAGTTGTTAGCTGGTAAATCAGAGCAAATCCTTCAAAAGACAGATTACGTATGCATTATTCCTGATAATATTTTGAGTTATATCCCTTTTGAAACACTGATTAGCCATGTGCCAGAAGGCAGGTTGAATTACAGGAAGTTGCCTTACCTTATTAAAAACTATACTATTTCATACCACTACTCTGCCAGCCTACTTACTAAGTCTATAAACGTTGAGAAATCAAAAGATTGGGATGAGCCTTTTATTGGTTTTGCCCCCACGTTTAACCAACAAAAAGTAGCCAGACATAGAGGATCTCCTACAGATAGTATTATTATAGGTCAGTTACTCAATTTGCCACAAGCGGCGGCAGAGGTTGAGAATATTTCAGATTTCCTAGGCGGCACGTATCATTTAGGGGAAACAGCCTCAGAGGAAACATTCAAAAAAATGGCCAACAATAATCAGGTTATCCATTTGGCTACGCACACTATTATAAATGATGTAAATCCACTTTACTCTAAGTTGGTTTTTACCCCTAATGCAGATAAAACTGAGGATGGAATGTTGCATACTTATGAGCTTTATAATATGCAGCTTAATGCCCAAATGGTTAGTTTGAGTGCGTGTAATACAGGCGTGGGTCGCTATTTTAAGGGCGAGGGAATTGTCAGTCTGGCCAGGGGCTTTATGTATGCCGGAGTACCTAATGTAATGATGAGCTTTTGGTCAGTACCCGACCAGTCTACAGCGAAGATAATGCAGTCGTTTTACGAGGAAATAGAAAAGGACAACAGCCGTGCTGTTGCCCTTCGAAATGCTAAATTATCGTATCTTAAAAATTCCGATGCTCTTACGGCAAACCCTTATTATTGGGGAGCATTTGTCCTTTTAGGCGAGATAGAAGATAACTCTTCTAGCCCATTGGAGAAGTATTGGTGGCTTCTGCTCATTCCTGCATTGGGCTTGGCTTGGATTGTAGCACTTAAAGCTCGTTCAAGATAGCTTTAGCTTTTTCTGAATAGCTGCTTTCTTCTTTTACTATCACTTCAAACTGAATTTTAGCCTCTTCTGAAAGTCCTTTTTGAAGATATGCCATGCCCAAGTACCACTGCGATGGCTCAAAGTATAAGCCCTCTTCATCTTGGGACATGTCTTCCAAGATAGAAGTTGCTTCCGATGCCTCGCCAATACTAATAAGCGAGACTGCCATATAGAAGCGCATTGAATCATCGCCAGGAGCTTGCTTCAGCGCTTCTTTAAACGCATCTGCCGCTGCTTCAAAGTCTTTTTGGTCATATAGTTGGAAAGCTTTATTAATCCCTTGTTGCCCACCTCTGGCATTAGGGCTGGCTACGTTCATATATGGCTCATAGTAGGCCATGAAAACCTCTTCGCTACTTTTTACATTGTATAGTAAAAAATAGGATGCCATTATCAATATAGAAAGCGATGCGGCAAGGCTAAAGACAAGCCTTTGCTTCATTTTTATGACTTGGAAAGGTGTTTTCTCCTCTGTTGCCTCTCTTAGTTTTTGCTTCAGCTCTTCGTTGAACTGCGCTTCCAACGCAGCCAAAAAATGACTATGCAAAGATACTTCTTCGGCAAACTCAGGGCTATCGCCCATGTATTCTTCGAATAGTTTGCGCTCCTCTTCATCCATGGTGTTTTGGAGGTAGGCTTCTATCTGGTCAAGGTCAAATTTGTATGATT
It encodes:
- a CDS encoding tetratricopeptide repeat protein, whose protein sequence is MESYKFDLDQIEAYLQNTMDEEERKLFEEYMGDSPEFAEEVSLHSHFLAALEAQFNEELKQKLREATEEKTPFQVIKMKQRLVFSLAASLSILIMASYFLLYNVKSSEEVFMAYYEPYMNVASPNARGGQQGINKAFQLYDQKDFEAAADAFKEALKQAPGDDSMRFYMAVSLISIGEASEATSILEDMSQDEEGLYFEPSQWYLGMAYLQKGLSEEAKIQFEVIVKEESSYSEKAKAILNEL
- a CDS encoding CHAT domain-containing tetratricopeptide repeat protein: MSILKTITLYSVGRKSFVIVFLFLIPSFVLGQRLGGLEKDVGLARSYDEQAWKLERNFEHQKAYALYQKSMAIYEEYGLWGDYIKNLRGLMVIEAFRGNVEKGQGIIRVADSLIAVHKVIQSEPLFKVLEGKSFFYLVLEKPDSVIRFSNETLALYRTSGGLGKIEAARVYNGIAGAYDQQDRFDLAIQYFDSATYLVEEAEGLESSFASTIFYNKAATYKKAGNYEKALEYDFRSLEISRQFLDPYHIYIATSYLGIGQDYLGRNNGKEDVKLALEQFDKCNEILNVNPDINYLYHVYAAYGEAYNILGEFEKSEDYYLKAIQIVVNLFGEQYSELIQYYHALSEVYMGMGDRDKAEKYLEKALVLIESDEAMSFRSKANNRLLLAQCKIKFDPLSDNVGVLYQEALSILVSDFQPTNIFDNPTVDQLSSDNTILNILLDKAEFLEQSFEENNDAAYLDAALNSYLLATEYIKLARKGLITMRYKLTLNERNDELYEKAIQLALRLFELQPEETYLLKAIEMVENRKSSLLLDQLSEIEAKSFSNIPDSLLERDKRLKSDIDYAGKLIFEQSSLPPDQRDDALIAEYRARVFNLEHEREQLIKKLESGFPEYVQLKHNPENFDVAEVQSLIKENQAIVEFFWGKDSLYVFTIGKKDVSYHIVPNIVVLETEVNMFLSALKSGDIDGFVENAHAIYSKLLAGKSEQILQKTDYVCIIPDNILSYIPFETLISHVPEGRLNYRKLPYLIKNYTISYHYSASLLTKSINVEKSKDWDEPFIGFAPTFNQQKVARHRGSPTDSIIIGQLLNLPQAAAEVENISDFLGGTYHLGETASEETFKKMANNNQVIHLATHTIINDVNPLYSKLVFTPNADKTEDGMLHTYELYNMQLNAQMVSLSACNTGVGRYFKGEGIVSLARGFMYAGVPNVMMSFWSVPDQSTAKIMQSFYEEIEKDNSRAVALRNAKLSYLKNSDALTANPYYWGAFVLLGEIEDNSSSPLEKYWWLLLIPALGLAWIVALKARSR